In Primulina eburnea isolate SZY01 chromosome 5, ASM2296580v1, whole genome shotgun sequence, a single window of DNA contains:
- the LOC140832930 gene encoding pentatricopeptide repeat-containing protein At4g14820 has protein sequence MSQTLLPVPATAAPYRHQHNYAHLISTAVAFRQLKQIHTQILKHEQHHLLFQLLLSSLSFPGSTTYSLSLLSAATPPPPNLSNKLIKHLSRSNNPQSTFVFFQTMQNKAFPVDRYSFPPLLKAASKSMALSEGEMVHGLASKMGFDCDPFVETALVGMYASCGHISEARLVFDKMSYRDVVTWNIMIDGYCQIGLFDNVIALLEEMKTSDAEPDERIYTTILSACGRVGNLDVGKMVHGLLDERKLVIDSYLHSALINMYASCGAMDVAQSLYDKLNPVNIVASTAMISGYSEAGNVEAARLIFEKINDKDLVSWSAMISGYAESDTPGESLRIFHDMIKSGIKPDQVTMLSVISACARLGALDQAKKTHSLVDDMGFGKALPINNALIDMYAKCGNLLAAKEVFDRMWRKNVISWTSMISGFAIHGDVDNAMKYFHQMKREDVEPNWVTFVGVLYACSHAGLVEEGREVFKSMVNEYRITPKLEHYGCMVDLYGRANRLRDALELVETMPMAPNVVIWGSLMAACRNHGEFELGEFAAKRVLDLDPEHDGAHVFLSNIYANEKRWSDVGEVRRFMKHKGISKERGCSSVEMDGEIHKFLTSDKSHKQTVEIYDKLDEVVDEIKRVGYAPNTSCVTVDLDEDEKGEAVLWHSEKLALCYGLIRGERDSCIRIIKNLRICQDCHNFMKLASKVLNKEIVVRDRTRFHHCKDGQCSCKDYW, from the exons ATGTCTCAAACTTTACTCCCAGTTCCGGCCACCGCCGCCCCTTACCGCCACCAGCATAACTATGCCCACCTCATCTCCACCGCCGTGGCATTCCGTCAGCTCAAGCAAATCCACACCCAAATCCTCAAACACGAACAGCACCACCTTCTCTTCCAACTTCTACTCTCCTCCCTTTCCTTCCCTGGCTCAACCACCTATTCCCTCTCCCTCCTCTCCGCCGCCACCCCGCCGCCACCGAACCTCTCCAACAAGCTCATCAAACATCTGTCCCGCTCTAACAACCCGCAAAGCACTTTTGTCTTTTTCCAAACAATGCAGAACAAAGCGTTTCCAGTTGACAGGTACAGCTTTCCGCCGCTTCTGAAGGCAGCTTCGAAATCCATGGCTCTCAGTGAAGGGGAAATGGTTCATGGATTGGCGTCGAAGATGGGGTTTGACTGTGACCCGTTTGTGGAGACTGCTCTGGTGGGAATGTACGCTTCGTGTGGGCATATTAGTGAAGCTCGTctggtgtttgataaaatgtcgTACAGAGATGTCGTGACTTGGAACATTATGATAGATGG ATATTGCCAGATTGGGCTCTTTGATAACGTCATAGCTCTGCTGGAAGAGATGAAGACCTCTGATGCAGAACCTGACGAGAGAATTTATACCACTATTCTTTCTGCATGTGGCCGTGTTGGAAATTTAGATGTTGGAAAAATGGTCCATGGGCTTTTAGATGAACGTAAACTTGTGATTGATTCATATCTGCATAGTGCACTTATAAACATGTATGCAAGTTGTGGAGCCATGGATGTGGCACAAAGTTTGTATGATAAGTTGAATCCTGTAAATATTGTAGCTTCAACTGCTATGATCTCTGGATACTCAGAAGCTGGCAATGTTGAAGCTGCTcgattaatttttgagaaaataaatgatAAAGACTTAGTCAGTTGGAGTGCCATGATCTCTGGCTATGCAGAAAGTGACACGCCTGGAGAATCTCTgagaatatttcatgatatgATAAAATCTGGAATCAAACCAGATCAAGTAACCATGTTGAGTGTCATTTCAGCTTGTGCTCGTCTTGGTGCATTGGATCAAGCTAAAAAGACACATTCTTTGGTAGATGACATGGGATTCGGAAAAGCTTTGCCTATAAATAACGCCCTCATTGATATGTATGCGAAATGTGGGAATCTTTTGGCAGCGAAAGAGGTTTTTGATAGGATGTGGAGGAAAAATGTCATCTCTTGGACCAGCATGATTAGTGGTTTTGCGATTCATGGAGATGTTGATAATGCCATGAAATATTTTCATCAGATGAAACGTGAAGATGTGGAACCAAATTGGGTTACATTTGTGGGTGTTCTCTATGCTTGTAGCCATGCTGGGTTAGTTGAAGAGGGACGCGAGGTATTCAAATCAATGGTGAATGAATATAGAATTACCCCCAAACTTGAACATTATGGTTGCATGGTAGACCTCTACGGTCGTGCAAATAGACTTAGAGATGCCTTAGAGCTTGTAGAAACTATGCCAATGGCACCAAATGTCGTTATTTGGGGATCCCTTATGGCAGCTTGCCGGAATCATGGTGAGTTTGAATTAGGCGAATTTGCTGCAAAACGTGTTCTTGATTTAGATCCAGAACATGATGGTGCTCATGTGTTCTTATCAAACATATATGCCAATGAGAAGAGGTGGAGTGATGTAGGAGAAGTGAGACGGTTCATGAAACACAAAGGGATATCTAAAGAACGAGGATGCAGTTCGGTTGAAATGGATGGTGAGATACACAAATTTTTGACTTCTGATAAAAGCCATAAACAAACGGTTGAGATATACGACAAGCTAGATGAAGTGGTTGATGAGATAAAACGGGTTGGATATGCCCCAAATACGAGCTGTGTTACGGTTGATTTGGATGAAGATGAAAAGGGAGAGGCTGTTCTTTGGCACAGCGAGAAGTTAGCGCTTTGTTATGGGCTAATAAGAGGGGAAAGAGATTCCTGCATCCGTATAATAAAAAACCTTAGGATCTGTCAAGATTGCCACAACTTTATGAAACTGGCGTCAAAGGTGTTAAATAAGGAGATTGTTGTAAGGGATAGAACCAGATTTCACCACTGTAAAGATGGTCAATGTTCTTGTAAGGATTATTGGtga